A genomic stretch from Leptodactylus fuscus isolate aLepFus1 chromosome 10, aLepFus1.hap2, whole genome shotgun sequence includes:
- the STN1 gene encoding CST complex subunit STN1 yields MEELPSLLWGLDPVFLVFAKLYIRDILGLKESHQVPGIFFYNGHPIRQVDILGTIVCVQEKEAFYSYGVDDSTGVISCTCWKPSGPKSSSEDQRSTSEAKDLNGLMQELYRQESRSAKMEIGDIIRVRGYIKVFRNQREVVASTFYKVNDPKLDVQITRMLNLPHLYRNVYDKPFIIPDHLTDPSHGLSHDQPMSRSELILQLSEKIKQFLEENQISNFYQRELESVPSLLSTATKPSHMIEAGEGSSVSSREIHNLFKEAIHRLEEKGNVYLKGHKTGVYQVTEQDKELRKFTLSIIQADCRGHRHADKGCHFLHILNCVQQKFGVSINATILQHVTDALERNSDIIRTMEKYYISL; encoded by the exons ATGGAAGAATTACCATCACTATTATGGGGATTGGATCCGGTGTTCCTAGTGTTTGCCAAGTTGTACATTAGAGACATTTTGGGACTAAAGGAGtctcatcaagtccctg GAATCTTTTTCTACAATGGACATCCTATCAGACAAGTAGATATATTAGGAACCATTGTCTGCGTCCAAGAGAAGGAGGCTTTCTACAGCTATGGAG TGGACGACAGCACCGGAGTTATCAGCTGTACTTGCTGGAAACCCTCAGGGCCAAAATCTTCTTCAG AGGATCAGAGAAGCACATCAGAAGCGAAGGATCTTAATGGATTAATGCAAGAGCTGTACAGACAGGAGAGCAGAAGCGCGAAGATGGAaatcggtgacatcatcagagtcCGGGGTTACATCAAGGTTTTTAGGAACCAGAGGGAGGTGGTTGCTTCAACATTTT ATAAAGTGAATGACCCTAAACTGGATGTGCAGATCACCCGGATGCTGAATCTCCCGCACCTCTACAGAAATGTCTATGATAAACCTTTTATTATTCCCGATCACCTGACTGATCCGTCCCACGGACTCTC ACATGATCAGCCGATGTCACGTTCTGAACTCATTTTACAGCTAAGTGAAAAAATCAAAcagtttctggaagaaaaccaaaTTTCTAACTTTTACCAGCGGGAATTGGAAAGTGTGCCATCCCTACTGTCCACTGCCACCAAGCCAAGCCACATGATAGAGGCGGGG GAAGGTTCTAGCGTATCATCCAGAGAGATCCATAACCTCTTCAAGGAGGCCATACATCGACTTGAGGAGAAGGGCAATGTCTACCTGAAAGGCCACAAGACGGGAGTTTATCAG GTGACGGAGCAAGATAAAGAATTACGTAAATTCACTCTCAGCATCATCCAGGCGGACTGCCGGGGGCACAGAC ATGCCGATAAAGGCTGCCACTTTCTGCACATACTGAACTGTGTACAGCAGAAATTCGGCGTGAGCATCAATGCAACTATACTGCAACATGTGACTGACGCTTTGGAAAGGAACAGCGATATCATCAGAACCATGGAGAAATATTACATCTCACTCTGA